Part of the Ornithodoros turicata isolate Travis chromosome 6, ASM3712646v1, whole genome shotgun sequence genome, AAGGCCACTGCCACTCACTGCTCTGACGAATGCACACACCTCTACAAACAGATATAGTGGTCAGTAAGACCAGTTTCGTATCGCGCAACAACGGGTGCTCGAATCTCGTCAGATAATACGATTTCGATTGTACTACTACATCATCCCGGTATGTTTGATACCTTCTGTCACGTCTGTTGCGTCTGGAGAGGGTAGACACTGACATCTCACATCGTCACTGATATGACTTTTTCCTGGCAGGAAGTACCAGTACAGCTGCACGGCCGATTACGACGACGAGTTGTACGTAGACACTTTCTTGCTCATTCCCCGCCCTTGGGTTAACTTGTCCGTGTATCTTCCAGCCGACGACAGCAGTGGTTGCTTCGAGACATCCTCGCTGACCCTCTGCGTGATTGCAATGGGGAAGTCCTACACGTGCATTCCTTCAGGCAGTTCTAAAAATCGTCATTGCCTGGAGTGGGACGCTCAATACCACTGCCTCAAGTCGCCAAGGTTTGCAAACAAGTCGCATTGTGAGGACACCTGCGCTCGTGGTGGGTTGTTTGTATACCGTCAAAAGCTTAGCCATCCTATAATTTAGCTGTAAGCATGCATGTTTTGCAGTTGGTTTACATAGCAACGTCCTCCTTCCTTTGAGCTCAAGGGCGTTTGTACAAGAACATCTCCCCTGTTGTATATGACAGTTCTGTCGCGATTTACGTTTCAAACTTTGTCCAGCGTCTGAATGCTGCAAATACGTTGCAGGGCGTTCCTCGCGAAGTTCTTTCAAGGGTTAGTACACTGTCCAATTCCTCTGTCCGACGAAGTACAGTGGAAAGTTTCGGAAAACCGCAAGCAGTAAGCGCACTCGTACTTGCGAAAGGCATCGGATGTTCATTCCGACGTGTTTTATGATGAATTCCACTGGTCTATCTAGATCTGGGGATTCGCGCGTGTTTCGCTAGTCGTTTCAGAAGAACTCGCTTCGGGATGGAGCGCACTTTGTCGCTCTGACGAGAAAGCTCCGACTCGGACACAACCTGGACTCCAACGAACCACAGTCCTGGATCTTGCGAGGCCGAGCAACCGCGAGCGTTGTGCCGAATAGTTGAGCTTGCCGGGTGCTGTCGGTCGACTTGCGCCATGCTCTTGGATGGAGCGCAGTCGCGTTTCGCTAGTGGATTCGGTGCCTCGCTGCCGAATGTTGTTGCTCTATGTAGCGTATTCAGGTGCTCGCACCagatgcactcttaaaaatgaacttcaccgcatagcacgctcctagccaaccatcacgtcgaatgatatcgttatcttccctgatttgttgaaaacgggaggcgtacgccttttctgtgacaattatgaacagcataagtataCATGGTACGACTTCGACTAGTATAGTCGTGGCGtcccctacactgttaaaaatgagtttcaccacataacacgctcctagccagccaacattccgaatgacaaagttctcgtccctgatttgttgaaaacgtggggcggagcctattttgtgacacttatgctgttcataattgtcacaaaaaaggcgtacgcctcccgttttcaccaaatcagaggcgagaactatatcattcgagatgatggttggcaaggagcgtgctatgcggtgaagttctttttaagagtgtacctgcgtacactcttaataatgaacttcaccacatagcacactcttagCCAACAATAATCTGGAATtatatctgccatgatttgttgaaaacaggaggtgtaagtcttttttgtgacaattaggtacgttcgattaggcctgcactccCCGAACCAGTTCCGGGTGGTGCAGAGCCAGTCCTAAACTCGCAACTACTAGGCCTGCTCTagttcaacggtgcaacactAGTGCCGCCGCGAAACGAATATTGAAGTGCATCGCtagtgcaggccttctgctctccgcgagtcttaacaccgctacggattgtaagaacgcgtgtgacatttcaatcacatgtgcattgctgctttttaatttcgaacacaatgaactgttcaacaattgtgcaaacagTCTTGGAACTTGTGGATTCTGACAACGAGGACGAAGAATTCGACGACCTGGTAACCGTGATAGCGTTGAATCTTCTGCGAACTAACAGGAACCGTGTACCAATGTACACCGAAACTGTAATGAATCGTTATTTCGACTTGGAATTCAAACGTCTTTTCCGGCTCTCTCGGGATACGTTCGAGAATTTACATTAActattatttgccttgtgtcgtctgctgccattgccgccattactctgcACTACCGTTGAACTGACCCCTGCGGGAGTGCAGAGTTTCCTTACACTAGGGCTACACTTGGCGTGCACTGGTTGGAAACGAACGAGACTGTGCAGGGGGCGCTCGGCTGCACTGGCGAAACGAACGGACGAGTgcagcaccaccggaactggttcaggcagtgcaggcctaatcgaacgtacacttagaaatgaacttcaccgcatagcacactcctagccaaccataatctctaatgataccgttatctgccctgatttgttgaaagcgggaggcgtacgcctttttttttttgtgacaattatgaacagcataagcgtcacagaaaaggcgtacgcctcctgttttcaacaaattagggcagataacgatatcattccagattggttggctaagagcgtgctggGGCACGTGCTCCGTGCTGCCTCTTGCACTCTTCCCTTTttcagtacactcttagaagtgagggggggggggggggtcgaggtagcttgccgttgttggccgcactcaagtgggcatcgtcacgactatagccaaaaaaaaggaaaagaaagtgggagaggggagttgaggacctcaaagtgatgtagaggcaggatgaccggtaatgaacttcaccacatagcacgctcctagccaaccatcatcccgaatgacaatgttctcgaccctgatttgttgaaaacgggaggcggagcgtatTCTGTGCcatgcataatgagcacaaaataggctccgcctccagttttcaacaaatcagggcagataacgttgtctttcgggctgatggttggctaggagcgtgctatgtggtgaagttcatttttaagagtgtacgtaccGTGTTGTTGATCCATCTGACTAGTTGCCTCCTTTCCCCGAGTTTCAATCATTTCACGGAAGGTAAAAGATGACTGCCTGTTCGGAGTGTCAGTTGTCTCAATCAGTGTCAATCTGCGAAAAAGCATCGCCGTTGTTCCTCGATCATGACGCTGTACAATCATACCGATTGCGTAACTGATTTCAATGTATTTCTTATTTATCTCAGAGGGCGGGGAGAACTGCACAGCGGTAACTACGTGCTCGTGCTCCGGCGACTACAGGCGCACCAACTGGGTATATGATACCACACTTGGCTGTCGCCTGCTCAACCAAAACTACTGCGTCGAGAGCAAGGCTGGCTTCAGGGACGCCAAAACATGCACTGAGACGTGCACTGGTACTGTCCGCCTCCTTCCAATCATATACGagcggtgttcaagtcaaaccgggacttttcatttttcgcaaaagtaaaatgaagttacaggcgagaaattagttttatttttcaacgcagtctccagctgcactaatgcacttgccccagcgtttcacgagggcttggatgccagcagcgtagaaatccttaccgccGCTTAACAGCCATgagcacatccctgagaacctggcagtaatatgcactattgatggtggcaccactgggcagaaaattaacatgaacaaagccagccttgtcccagaaaaccgtggaaaaacgttggatgttctcaggaactctgacactgggctctgagccgccccggccgggatcgtcctgcactgacgtacGGCCGTCTCCGAACGTTTGCACCACttaaacgctttgctgcggctaagtgtatcgtggccaaactgagcctgaagtcttctgtgaatttcagatgacgttataccttcattcacgagaaactccatgacaattcgctgttcgatgtgcgcgctcacctcgttgtcggccatcttgtccagcacgtgtcttctgttgcgcacaaactttggatcacctcgtggtgaacgcggaggcctgtcgcgtgtgaaaatgacgaaaaagaagtaacgcgagccatttgtacactcaggagacaaagtcccggtttgaatTGAACACCTctcgtatatatatacagggtgttaccctataaaagtataCCCGTGCCGCCACCCGgcactcgccaattactcaatgcaggcggcacattgtgcgatcttcatatagagctcataaggacatttaatcttggtaaatttagAAGTGATTGAGCGcagcagcacgaagttataactcaaaacgtgcaattcccgtagtcaaaacaaccaagatggcggcgttgagaagagcacctgacatgctgctccccagacgacgacgtgtcgcatatcctgccagccggatggaactgtagttttcatttcgctttcgtgtaactgtcatattttgctcagaagtaagcaacgaaaaatgccgacatactcggcagacgacacccaaaagggatgtggTCTActtactgagaggcgccatcttggctgttttgactacgggaacctcacgttttgcgctataactttgcgttacggtgctcaatcacttcgatatttaccatgatggaatgtccttatgagttttacaCGTATGCagcacattgtaccgcctgcattgagtaattggcgagcactgcatgccggcgcgggtagacttttatagggtaacaccctgtatatatatacatagtaCGATACATTTCCAGAGTACCGCACACACCTCCAAAGATTCGTATGTGTTTAGGGTGCGCAAGTCGTACCTTCGACGGAGGTCTTCCATGGCACCTTCTCAAGGGATCCTCATTTTAGTCGCTTGTACCCTTCGGCGCATAGCTTCAAGCGTTCTATACGGTGTGACTCCTTTTTTATTCGTTAGATCCTTTTTgcaaaaaagctatgagagcatcATACAAACCGTTTTTGCAGGTGgcttatacactctaagaaaagtgCGCAATTTTGATCcctttggggactaaatgcgttgCATCGGGAAGTAAATGCACAGGACTAAATCAATTTTATGGAGTTCCGACTGCATGCATTTCTTACTTTtattctaagagtcccaggaaCATAATTCATGTGCACAAATCAAAATATTTTGAATTAAACAGTCAAACGTggtatgtcgagtgatataaaatctcgcGACGTGTATAGGGTACAATTTCGCAAGGAAGAGCCTGtaacttttttttccctctctgtgGGTAGAAAATTGGTAAGTTGCATGGCTAAGTTACATAGCCTTATCCCACCAAATTCACGAAGATCATATATTTACGTGTAgtctgttgcattcaggagaccatttgcgaagttcagtatTTGCAGTCCTGAGGAGTAAACTTCGGACttaaaggagtaaaatggggagtaaggagtaattgcagtttatgggagtagaagctgcaattactcctcattttacgagttcctttttttttccttagaacGTACGGCATGGCGGACATTCTCTCGCAGAACCACCGTATAACTTATgacataaaattcattaattcgcAATTTATTTCGCGGCCTTCGGACAAAAGTGAGACAGCAGAGGAGGAAGCAATACTCGTTTAAAGACAGTATAATGTATAAATATCCGAGATcgagcacgtgcgttgaaatatcaaTCGCCGAATTTTGTTATGCCAATGgatccgaaaccgaaactgcgcaCATCAGGAGCGCACGGAGTACAGCACTCAATAGACGACTTctgaaaatcccagagagcttcgcgccgctttgaactatgggagcTTGCTGATCACAGAGGAGGAGAAGACTTCCAAGCTGTTTCTCTCGGCTGCCTGCCCACGAGGAGTCAAGgccagcgaaaacgaaacgtgaaggacaTGCAGTTCTCTCTTCCTTATTCCAGTAACCTcacaggatgcaacgcgtgcacaaggaccactgggattttctgaaatcgtctatccCTCGTCAAGGGGTCACGttctttggagcgatggagatgattggagtataGATACTGATCTGCTGGTCAGATTAACCACTTTGCGGCAAAAGATGAGCCGCCGACGGCGATAAGCTCATAAGCCCTCCCGATGCgtgcggttttggtttcggttcacTTGCCTAACAAAGTCCGTGGAAACAAAGTCGTTTCAGGATAATAATAGTTAAGATAATAAGAAtaatggaatggctttcaacaagAGTTGTCTCCCATTGTCCTGCCCCACTTCTGCGCAAAGGCCTCCCTAATTAAGAGTCAAGTGTTAATATActttaagtaattagtcagctagTAGTTACATAACTCTCGTCGAGGGGACGTCCGCCGTGCCGTGCAATTGAAATGCGAAAACGCCATCTATGCCCTTTCGTAGCATTCCCATAAAATATGTAACTAATAAAAAGAAGTACAATGTACAGGTTATccgccgttttcttttttttttttcctttttttttttttggtgtgtGTTTTCATATTGAAGTAATAGTTCAGTAAGGCACTAGACAATAAATGTGGAAACACCAAAAATCCTGAAAAGCTCAGTACACACTCCCCTAGGAACGTCGCCGAAGCAGACTGAAGACGGGTTTACGGTACGCTATGGTCCCCTCAAGTGAGTGAGAGTGTGGTTGATTTGTTCGTTCAGATaatgcacccttggaagtctcTTTGGAGGTGGGtcagcttagctgaattggtaatagccctggaccggtaatccagaagatgtgggttcgagtcctacagctggctaaccttttcagtgactttcttctttcatcctCCTTTAGTTTCCGTTCCTTTTATCCGCTGCCGCCCTTTGTCGCGTTTACCGTTTCAAACGTTACATGAAAGCTGCGGGGAACACACGGATGTATGCTTGCGCAGGGTCTGGTACTTCTCCGGATGACCGTTGTAATGGAACGTACACGCTACGCTCCTGTACGTTCGAAGACCGCCTGTACCGCTACTTCTGGGACACCAAACTTCACGAGTGCGTTGCTTGGGAAAAGAAGATCTGTCTCCAAGATGCGTACGAAGAGCTGCACTCCTGCCATGAGCGCTGCTCCTAAGCCCCCACGGAAGGGGTTACACTGTCTCGCCTACCTTAAATGGTTCTTAATTTGTATGGTATATAATTTATATGCATATTGGTATATTGTTATCGGTATATTCTCCATTTATCGGCAATATATCGGCAACAAATCTGCGAGTTACACGGTGTAACTCATAAAGTTGCTGCCGATTTTACATTTAGGCTTGCCGCTATAGTAATAGCGTGTAGCTGTGTTTGCTTTTGTTCATTTTGGTACCGAAAGCAACGAACTAGacatttctgtattttttttaattccgggTTAGCGTCGCGAattaactgtggctatgagcatggcgtacagacgtggacagatgaagagaggacagcaggaaggagggaaaGACAGAGGAGTTAGTCTGCCCTACCCTGAGGCTGAAGcacacagacgaacacaacacaactgTCAAGCCGCAGCTGGCAACTTTCAgcaactgccatatttcaatgaggctcgtgcagtgacgtcacgtttggtcacgtgacattggaaaacatattgccgcaccggagtcacgtgtaggagggcatgccgtgAGTTGTTGAGGTATATGCGAGTAATTACGAGAGGAAATTGTAAAAACACACGGTGCTGCCTCGTTCGGCCTGCAGTATTCTCATTGCTGCCTCAAGTTTTCCTTTCGAGAGATTTTCCAGACCCTCTgaagtcagtttttttttttcagtcccTCTGAAACCGCCTGTGGATTGCGTGGATTGTGGCCGCGTGTGAGAGGCGAGCTTGTTGGCGAGCAATACCATAGTCAGACGGCAAGCttaaggccgttagcggaacggccgtaaCTTCACCTGttatccaaccatcatttcgaatgacatcgttctctgccctgattcgttgaaaatgggaggtgtaCATGTTTTTGGGCTACACGTGAAGTTAGCAAGAGAAAGTAGGATGTGAGCGCCGGAACATGCCGATCTGAATAAGCGCT contains:
- the LOC135398114 gene encoding uncharacterized protein LOC135398114 isoform X1, whose product is MAGYSRAPAPAAYPAAYPAVRPAAYPAAYPATRPPTAPASPVHTVAATTVGATTAAGTPEDEQDEHGGEHTEPKEDLRGPADFFAGLTPNERNIRIFYCVSFFTISVVVALGVFIIIIGPDRPDFFTNRFTGLARKITVEVTDEQGSTSTAARPITTTSSDDSSGCFETSSLTLCVIAMGKSYTCIPSGSSKNRHCLEWDAQYHCLKSPRFANKSHCEDTCAREGGENCTAVTTCSCSGDYRRTNWVYDTTLGCRLLNQNYCVESKAGFRDAKTCTETCTGSGTSPDDRCNGTYTLRSCTFEDRLYRYFWDTKLHECVAWEKKICLQDAYEELHSCHERCS
- the LOC135398114 gene encoding uncharacterized protein LOC135398114 isoform X2, giving the protein MAGYSRAPAPAAYPAAYPAVRPAAYPAAYPATRPPTAPASPVHTVAATTVGATTAAGTPEDEQDEHGGGPDRPDFFTNRFTGLARKITVEVTDEQGSTSTAARPITTTSSDDSSGCFETSSLTLCVIAMGKSYTCIPSGSSKNRHCLEWDAQYHCLKSPRFANKSHCEDTCAREGGENCTAVTTCSCSGDYRRTNWVYDTTLGCRLLNQNYCVESKAGFRDAKTCTETCTGSGTSPDDRCNGTYTLRSCTFEDRLYRYFWDTKLHECVAWEKKICLQDAYEELHSCHERCS